The following is a genomic window from Sphingobacterium spiritivorum.
CTCAACGGTATGCTTTCCGACAATTTTTGCATTCTCTTCCAGCCGGTGAAAAAATTTGGTCCGTAGACTATCGCGTGTGAAATAAGAAATATAGAGGGCAAACCCAATAATGAGTGTCCAGCAGATCAGGTTAAAAAGAAGGATTATTTTAGTTCTTAATCTCATCAATATCTCTTAAAACATAACCCATCCCTACTACCGTATGTAATAATTTCTTATTGTATCCTTTGTCGATCTTATTGCGCAGGTAATTGATGTATACATCTACTACATTGGTACTGAGATTGAAATCCATTCCCCATACACTTTCCAGAATATCTATTCTGGATACGACCCGCTTTTGGTTTTTCATGAGAAATTCGAGCAGGCGAAATTCTGTAGCCGTCAGCGCAATATCTACATCCTGACGTTTTGCAATCTTGCTGCTGTAATCTAAGGTAAGATCGGCAAACTCTAAATTGCTATTTTCTTCGACCTTGCTGGTCTGGCCTATTTTTCTGGAGAATCTGCTGACACGGGCTTTCAGCTCTTCCATATTGAAGGGCTTGGTGAGGTAGTCATCGGCATCGCTTTTGAATCCGTCCACAATATCTTCAGGCTGATCAAGTGCAGAAAGTATAAGAATAGGAACATTTTTCTTCTGCTGGCGGATATTGCGACAGACTCTTAGTCCGTCCATTCCCGGAAGCATAACATCAAGAATAATCAGATCATAACTGCCCGAAACAGCCATTTCCAGCCCCGTAAGACCGTTAAGTGCCACAGAAATATTGAAATTCAATTCGGACAGTCCCCGACGAATAAGCGAAACTACAGCGCTGTCATCCTCTACCAATAATATTTCCAAATCTTCTTAAGTTAAAATGAAAGCCCGGAGTATAACAGTTATGTGTGCTATGTATTAAATAAACAACTTGTTTACAAAATGTTGTCGCAGGATTCTCCGGGTGAAAAAATTTCCTAACCACAAATATTGTAATTTAATTTTATTAATCAGTTTACACGAAATAATTTTTCATTCATTATGACGCGATAATGATCAAAAAAGGAAAATTAATACAGCAATTTAACGGGAATACGCGGCTGTGTGTCTATTGTTTTTTCAGAACATACTTATGCGTAAATGCTGTTTTACTATCTGACAGATCCCAATTGGAAATCTCTTTTTCAACAAGTTCAGGATATTTTTTACTGATATCCCGTAGAGAATTCCCAACCGATTTACGAAGATATTCGCTATCACTGGATTTATGCCGGCTGATAAATAGGATTGCTTCCTGCGGATGATCTTTAAAGTAAGGACGGCTTGTCCAGATTCTCAATCCTTCTGTAACTGCTCTGCAAATATTCGGGTGCTTTTCACTTAACCATTCTTTGATCTCAGGTAATGAATGTTCATAACCATTGTCCCTGCAGAACTGATCAAAGGCTTTTGCAATGATCTCCTGAACCTGCCAGCTTTCATCGTTGCGGGCACTTTCCTTTAAAACAGCGAGTACAGTCTTATCTTCAGCAGCGATAAACCCAAGGATAAAGATTCCTACGGAACGTACCTGATAAAAATCATGATGTAAAAGTTCAAGAGCTATATTCTTTGAGTCCGCCAAGGAGTGAGATCCGAATAGGTTTCTGGCTTCATCTTCAAAGGGTTTAAATCCATGTTCTGTTTTTATTATTCTCTGTATAAATTCAAACTCTTGCATAATTTGCTCTCCTTTTACTATTTGAAAATTACGAATTATAAAATCACAGTTGATCCGGGTACTTTACCGGAAGACCAGTCCGTTTGTCTACCGGCAATTGCGCATCCCGATTTCGCAATTCATCCGATAGTAACTTACTCAATTCAACGGTTTTGGATTTCATTTTTGAGTTGAGATCGTATTTTTCACCTATATCTTCTGCTATATTATAGAGTTCCAGTTTCCCTCTTTTCATATTGTACAGCAGTTTGTAATCACCTTTTCGTATAGCAGAGAAAAAATTTATTCCGGGTCCGTCAGTATTGATCCATTTATTAGGTACATGCCAGATCAGATTTCTGTCTTTCCACGAATCATCGGCCTTACCTTCCAGCAAAGTACACACACTCCGGCCGTCGATCTGCTTTTGTTCCATATTGCGGTTTCGTACACCTGCGATCTCCAGTATTGTCGGAAACAGATCTTCCATGATGACAGGTGTATCTTCCACTTTCGGTTTACGACTCTTTACATTTTTGATCAGCAAGGGTACTCTGATACCTCCCTCATAGACCGATCCTTTCCCGGCCCTCAAAGGCAGATTCTGGGTATGGATTTCACCTGAACGCGCAGGTGTAAGGCTTAATCCTCCATTATCACTGACAAATAAGATAACGGTATTATCATAGGCATCATGTTCCTTTAAATACCGGACAATATCACCTATACTTTTATCGTACCCTTCTACCAAAGAAGCATATGCCGCTTCCGTACTATCCAATCCTGCATCCAGATAGCGTTGTACAAAACGGGGATCTGCCTGTATAGGAACATGAACAGCATAATTGGAAAAGTTTAAAAAGACAGGCTGCTTTCTTTTAAGAGGCTCTTCCAACGACTTTAGTGCATCTCTGGTAAGTGCTTCTGTGAGAAATGTAGGTGTCCCATAATATTCCATGAGGTCAGGAACAGCCTGATAACTCGTTTTGCCCGGGAGGTTACCATAATTTTGTTCACCATAATAGCTTTGCGGGTGGCCTGCTGCATGGCCTGCAATATTTACCATAAATCCCAGATTCAACGGGCTGGCACCGGGAGTACCGGCTGATCCCCAATGTGCTTTACCTACATGAATGGTAAAATAGCCCTGATCACGTAACAATTTCGGTAATGGGGTCGCAAACACGGTATGTTCAATATCTGGCACAGGACTTAAGCCATTGATATTCCAGTCCGGCGGAGACAAGACTTCATCCTTATTATCTGTCGGACGATTGGCAACAGGATGTGTCCAATTGGTCACCCGATGACGGGCAGCATTCAATCCTGTCAGAAAACTGACACGTGACGGCGTACACACAGGAGTAGCATAGGCATTCGTAAATTTTATGGACTCTCCGGCCAGTATTTCCAGATTTGGTGTATGAAATTTTTTATTTATCGGAGTGATCTCTTTATAGAAAGGTTCAGACATATCCTGCCAACCCAGATCATCGACAAAAAAGACAACAATATTGGGTGATACGGATTGCGCTTCTGCCCTCCAGACCCATAACAAAAAAACAATAGTCCAGGCTAACTTTGTGCAGTAAGATCTTATCATAAGTAGTGAAATCTTGATCAAATAGTGTTAATGAACTGATACTCCGAATTTCTTATATGCAAGATACATTAATTTTCCAAATGAGGGTTGACCTTTCACAGACTCCTGATGCTGCAGGCTGACGGAGTTAAAAATTACTTTTCATTCTCCGGGAATGACTTAAATCCTGAACATACAAGATAGCCGGCAAAAGCTCCCAGAATAGAAGCAATTATATCTTTATAATCAAAATAGTTGTTTTTGAAAATAGTTCCCTGAATTAGCTCATATCCTATAAGTCCTATTGCTGTAAATATGGCGTGCTTTTGTAAGGTTATTTTCTGGTGTTGTGTAAAATAGAAGATAACCAGAATAAGTCCTGCAAAAAAATTTGGTGAAGCGTCAGCAATTCCGAAATCATTGATCTGGTTTGCGTAGATATATTGTCTGTAACTGGATTTAAATATAATGGCAACGATGGAGAGCAGGATTATTATGATCCATACATACTTAGTCTGTGAGAGCGATTTGAATTTCATTTTTTATTTCAGGTATTTTTGTCTTGGTATGAGCATATACGTGCTGAGTACTTCTGCTAAATTAAATAAAAAAGAGATTTACTACGGCATTTAGCAGCGAAAATAAGGGAAAAGCTCTTTATTTTTATGCTGTCCCTTTTCTTTCGTCAATAGAGATCGGGATTATTGTGAATCAGCATTTGAAAACACTGATTTTTAACGTGATATCTTCTGTCATCTAAAATCTGTGACGCTATTTTAGTATCTGATCTGCTAATAATCCTAACACAAGTCCGCCAACGGTTCCAAATATACCGAGTAATATCATGGGAATAGCGACAATAGTGGTTATCAGAGATTGTGATTCTCTTATTTGAATAGAATACTTTGACAAGTCAGCAGATGGAAGAGGGATCGCATTTGTTACCGCACTTTCAAAGTTGGATACAGTGTTGCCCTCGTTCAATTCTACCCTGTAGCTCCCAACCGGAGCGTAAAATCGGTACAGTTCCATTCTTCCGGTCGAAAAATCATTTGTTTGCGGTCTCAGTAATGAAGGATTTAATTTTATTTCCTGATTTTCTGATTTTTCACAGATGTGCAGTCTGAATTTGTCAACGGGTGTTCTTTTAAACATTTCTCCTTTTTGCCAAACAGAAAAGTTTCCTGCTTTTGTAACTGCAAAGGTTCCGACTTTTTGTACGTACGGAATTTCCAGTACAATCTTACCATTAAAGGTTTTACGGATTA
Proteins encoded in this region:
- a CDS encoding DNA alkylation repair protein, with amino-acid sequence MQEFEFIQRIIKTEHGFKPFEDEARNLFGSHSLADSKNIALELLHHDFYQVRSVGIFILGFIAAEDKTVLAVLKESARNDESWQVQEIIAKAFDQFCRDNGYEHSLPEIKEWLSEKHPNICRAVTEGLRIWTSRPYFKDHPQEAILFISRHKSSDSEYLRKSVGNSLRDISKKYPELVEKEISNWDLSDSKTAFTHKYVLKKQ
- a CDS encoding response regulator transcription factor, whose product is MEILLVEDDSAVVSLIRRGLSELNFNISVALNGLTGLEMAVSGSYDLIILDVMLPGMDGLRVCRNIRQQKKNVPILILSALDQPEDIVDGFKSDADDYLTKPFNMEELKARVSRFSRKIGQTSKVEENSNLEFADLTLDYSSKIAKRQDVDIALTATEFRLLEFLMKNQKRVVSRIDILESVWGMDFNLSTNVVDVYINYLRNKIDKGYNKKLLHTVVGMGYVLRDIDEIKN
- a CDS encoding sulfatase, whose amino-acid sequence is MIRSYCTKLAWTIVFLLWVWRAEAQSVSPNIVVFFVDDLGWQDMSEPFYKEITPINKKFHTPNLEILAGESIKFTNAYATPVCTPSRVSFLTGLNAARHRVTNWTHPVANRPTDNKDEVLSPPDWNINGLSPVPDIEHTVFATPLPKLLRDQGYFTIHVGKAHWGSAGTPGASPLNLGFMVNIAGHAAGHPQSYYGEQNYGNLPGKTSYQAVPDLMEYYGTPTFLTEALTRDALKSLEEPLKRKQPVFLNFSNYAVHVPIQADPRFVQRYLDAGLDSTEAAYASLVEGYDKSIGDIVRYLKEHDAYDNTVILFVSDNGGLSLTPARSGEIHTQNLPLRAGKGSVYEGGIRVPLLIKNVKSRKPKVEDTPVIMEDLFPTILEIAGVRNRNMEQKQIDGRSVCTLLEGKADDSWKDRNLIWHVPNKWINTDGPGINFFSAIRKGDYKLLYNMKRGKLELYNIAEDIGEKYDLNSKMKSKTVELSKLLSDELRNRDAQLPVDKRTGLPVKYPDQL